A single region of the Synechococcales cyanobacterium T60_A2020_003 genome encodes:
- a CDS encoding DUF697 domain-containing protein — MSRSRLALLIGGGIVMLIMMLWLAVTLAQIYASIAPTSPMLAAVLVWAIVGLCVGLIAVVLYAVLGLRRTSTRKRQRRSHLSSPAASSEAAVFSLDAIHQQVQGIEDQIAQEALLERSQEIEAQLARGDLTVVVFGTGSAGKTSLVNAVLGRIAGQVGASMGTTQVFQAYKLRLKGLQRTIQLIDTPGILEVGVQGSDRETQARTLATEAVMLLFVVDGDLRQSEYQLLRSLLDMGKRVLIVLNKTDLYPPDDRDTLRQRLYEYGQDRLSPDDVVAIAANPAPVQLDTGETVQPEPNIVPLLRRMATVLRTEGEDLIADNILLQSQRLTEETRRILTEQRRRQAEKVVDRFQWVGAGVLAVTLLPGVDLLAAAAVNAQMVVELGKIYGCDLDLDSGKELAVSLAKTMIGLGVLKGAIEIFSLALQTNAGTFVIGRAIQGITTAYLTRIAGKSFIEYFENDQDWGDGGMSEVVQEQFQLNRRDEFIRLFVKEAVDRVLIPLTNAEDSSADQASQR; from the coding sequence ATGTCTCGTTCTCGATTAGCTCTGCTCATCGGCGGCGGCATTGTGATGCTGATCATGATGCTGTGGCTAGCGGTCACCTTAGCCCAAATCTATGCAAGCATTGCACCCACTTCGCCCATGCTTGCGGCTGTGTTGGTTTGGGCAATTGTTGGCTTGTGTGTTGGCCTAATTGCGGTCGTTTTGTACGCGGTGCTAGGGCTACGGCGTACCTCAACACGGAAGCGCCAACGGCGATCGCACCTTTCAAGTCCTGCTGCTTCAAGTGAAGCAGCAGTCTTTTCGCTGGATGCTATTCATCAACAGGTTCAAGGTATTGAGGATCAGATTGCCCAGGAAGCCCTGCTGGAGCGATCGCAAGAAATTGAGGCACAGCTTGCCCGTGGTGATCTGACGGTGGTCGTATTTGGTACGGGGTCGGCAGGTAAAACGTCGCTTGTGAACGCTGTTTTAGGACGCATTGCCGGACAAGTCGGTGCGTCGATGGGCACTACCCAGGTTTTTCAAGCCTACAAGCTTCGCCTCAAGGGATTGCAACGCACTATTCAGCTCATCGACACTCCCGGCATTTTGGAAGTTGGGGTTCAGGGATCGGATCGGGAAACTCAGGCTCGGACATTGGCGACAGAAGCGGTGATGCTACTGTTCGTGGTGGATGGCGATTTGCGGCAATCGGAATATCAACTCTTGCGATCGCTCCTGGACATGGGCAAGCGGGTACTGATTGTCCTGAACAAAACCGACCTGTACCCGCCGGACGATCGAGACACGCTGCGGCAACGGCTGTACGAGTACGGGCAGGATCGCCTTTCTCCTGACGATGTGGTGGCGATCGCCGCAAATCCAGCACCCGTTCAGCTTGACACCGGGGAAACCGTGCAGCCGGAGCCTAATATTGTGCCGTTGCTTCGCCGCATGGCCACCGTCCTCCGCACCGAAGGCGAAGACTTAATTGCCGATAATATTCTGCTCCAATCGCAGCGATTAACCGAAGAAACGCGGCGCATCTTGACCGAACAGCGGCGACGACAGGCCGAGAAAGTGGTCGATCGCTTTCAGTGGGTGGGGGCTGGGGTTTTGGCGGTGACGCTGTTACCGGGCGTAGACCTGTTGGCCGCTGCCGCCGTAAATGCCCAGATGGTAGTGGAATTGGGCAAGATCTACGGGTGTGACCTTGATTTGGACAGTGGCAAAGAACTGGCGGTTTCCCTAGCCAAAACCATGATTGGGCTGGGGGTTCTTAAAGGGGCGATCGAAATTTTCTCCCTCGCCTTACAGACCAATGCCGGAACCTTCGTGATTGGGCGAGCCATCCAGGGCATCACCACAGCCTATCTCACCCGCATTGCGGGCAAAAGCTTTATTGAATATTTTGAAAATGATCAGGACTGGGGCGATGGCGGCATGAGCGAAGTCGTGCAAGAGCAGTTCCAACTCAATCGCCGCGATGAGTTTATTCGCCTATTTGTGAAAGAAGCGGTCGATCGGGTGCTAATTCCTCTGACCAATGCGGAGGATTCATCTGCCGATCAAGCCTCGCAGCGATAG
- a CDS encoding RNA-binding protein, with product MTIYVGNLSFQATEEDLWEVFAEYGEVSRISLPTDRETGKKRGFAFVEMKDEANEDRVISELDGAEWLGRELKVNKAKPRERR from the coding sequence GTGACTATCTACGTTGGCAACCTGTCTTTCCAGGCAACTGAAGAAGACTTGTGGGAGGTATTCGCGGAATACGGTGAGGTTTCCCGGATCAGCCTTCCCACTGATCGAGAGACGGGGAAAAAGCGCGGCTTTGCTTTTGTTGAAATGAAGGACGAAGCCAATGAGGATCGAGTAATTTCAGAGCTTGACGGGGCTGAATGGCTGGGTCGTGAGCTTAAAGTGAACAAGGCAAAACCTCGCGAGCGTCGGTAG